Below is a window of Bombus pyrosoma isolate SC7728 linkage group LG14, ASM1482585v1, whole genome shotgun sequence DNA.
ATTTTATGAAGTTTGTGAATtacaagtatttattattctaatacCTTAAATTACTCCGAATATTTCTAATTCCTTTTAgcttgataaaaaaatatttgcttattacttaatttttgCTCGTCATTTTTCCCTTGGTTTTAATGgattaatacataattaaataaattaaaataaaattccgtaTACCACGTATGCAGACCTCAGAAGTCGCACTTTAGACTTACTAAAGGAAACCGAAAAAAAGAACACAAATTCCTTACTTCGACTTCTATTACCTGTTACCAGGGGTTCCCATTCGACGACGACAATTTCGGACGACGCAGTGATATTCGTGCGCATCTGGACGATCTAGCAGCCCGCCACCCAGAATTTGCCGACCATCTGTTAGGCCCACCTTGGGGTGACATCCCCTTCCACGGCTCTTTCCGTAACCGAAATCGCGACTCTGGAAACAGAGATCGTAATAATCATCAACAAGGTTACTCTGACGAGGACGCACGAAGCCAAGCAAGCGGAAGTAGCGCTGCCAGCGGAATCAGTGCCTCCAGTTCGCACGGTGAAGCGGACATTAATCAGAATCAGCAAAATAAATCCTCAAATTTCGAAGAATCTCATAGGAAAAATCAAATTCCGCAATACGGATTACGTAATACTGTGGATATAGGTCAACACCATCACAACATGGAAAATCTTGACAGAGGAAATCGTGGACAGCGTTCAATGTCCGCTCCTCCAGAGAATAGACAGTCTTCTAATCAACAACAACCTCAACAGCAAGAGCAACAGCCACAGCAGCAGCCACAGGGTCAGAGATACGTTTCTAGGATAGATATAACGCCACAGCATAACCAGCCTCAACAACAAAAATCACAGCAGCAACAGTCGCAGCCACAACCACAAActcaacaacaacagcagaaACCTCAGCAGCAAAGTAACGTTAGGCATATTCCAATTTTTGTTGAAGGTAGAGACGAACCTGTGCTACCAAGAAGTTTCGACGACCCGTCTTCCTTCAGAAGAGCACCTTCTCCTTTCAGAAGAGAACCTTCCCCTCCACAGTTTCACGCACCACCACACTTTCAAAGAACATTTGGTCAGCACTTTGGTGGAAGACCCCATCAACGGCCTCCACACTTTCAGGAATCTTTCTATCAGCCAGCAAGCGGCTTTGAGCATCCTTCCAGGAGACAACAGCAGACACACACTTTCCAGCAGCCTAAACAACCTCAGCAGCAACAGTATTGCGAAAGACAGCCTCAACAGCAATATTATACTGAGAGACAACCACAGCAGCAGCATTATGAGCAATCCAAGCAACAGAAGTCTCAACAGCAGGCTCCGCctcaacagcaacagcaaccTCAGCAACAGGAACCACCAAAACCTATTGTTCCAAAGGATCCTCTAGAAAAAGTAGCTCTTGTACAGAAAGAAGTAGACTCTCTGGCTGAACAAGTTAAACAGTATAGTGGTAACTCGAGGACagataaagaatatatttatctagATGAAATGCTTACTAGGGAACTGATTAAATTGGACGATATAGAGACAGAGGGTAGAGATAATGTTCGACAGGCGCGCAAGAACGCAATAAAGACTATACAGGAAACAATTAGTTTACTAGAGTCGAAGGCGCCGCTTCCATCGCAACAAGTATTGTCAGAGGAACAGGAGAAACAAGAAGTTTCTAATGTAACCGAGGAGGCTGAACAGACTGGAACAGTGGACATGCATCATAAAGAAGAGGATCAGTCTCAGAATAAGGAAGCAATCCCACTGCCTCCTGCGCCATCATCTCCAACGAAAAAATCTGAAGAAGCTACCGAACCTTCTACAGAAAAAATAGAGAACTCTGATACTTATCACGCCACGAGTCAACAACAGGATGCTCGGCAGGTTTCCAGCGAACCTATTGAAACGACTCCAGCGAAGAAGCCGGAAATGACGTCCATGGAAGTTCAGCAGATTCCAGACGAAACTATTGTAACTGAACAGAAGGAAGTAGAGAACGCTCCTGGAGAAAAGGAACAGGAAAACACTACTGAAGTAAAGGAAACAGATATTTCTGCTGAAAAGACCACTGAGAACATTTCCTCTGAGGGGAATAAGGAAGTAAATCCtctagaagaaaaaaaaatagagaatgtTTCTGAGAATAAGAAAGTAGAAAACACTtccaaggaaaagaaaactgaaaaaacTGATAGTAAACGGCCTAACCAAGAACAACAACAGGAAACAGAGGAGAAAATGGAGATAGAGAGTAGTGAGGTAAAGCAGTCTCCCAGGtcaaaaaaaggaaggaagacaAAGAAACAGGCTGCTCCAGTGTCTGATAAACCTATACCATTGCCAGCTCCGGAGAACACTGAGGCTAGTGCAAATTAGAATAGCTGGCAGGAAGAAACATAAAGTGTCACGATTCTAATTGGACCAAAGGATGCATCAAGCAAGTTATTCTGTTGGTTGTCGCCAGAACAGAATATCATTATTTTGGAGACCAAGCGTAGAGAAGCCTTTTGATGGTCGttatttcttctctgtttTGCGATCATTCTTGGTGCCAGATCGATAGGAACGTCGTGGATCGACGTGAAAATCGCACAATCGTCAGCATAGAAACCACGCCGGCCGGAAACGTTCTTTTGTTCTGTTTCGTTGCTCCTTCGTTCAAGTGGTTGCAGTCAGGTTCAAACAGGAGAAGAGTATATATGTTCAGACAACCTTATAGCATATAGAATCGTACAACGAATATCCAGCACAAAAAGGCTGTCACGCTGTTGCGTTGCATTTGGACGAAACTGTCCCTCCTGATTTCTACTCTTCACCCGTGCTGATTTCATGGGAAGTCATATGGGAAAAGAACATAGAATACTCAAGGAATTGTATTACACGTTTTGATAATGTTCAGTGCAAAGTTTGATTGCACTCGAAGAAACTGAAATATCGGTCTCCTTTTAGGAACaattcttttctctgtttttattattactatttcttcttttttaaattagtcacgttatttattaaatatattctttcttttattgaGACGTTGATTGACTAGTTAATTGGTTAGATAATGACTGAGTAAAAGCAAAGGAATGAAAAAGCATTTTTTAGGAACCGATATTTAGTGTTCTATATATTATCGAGACTGGCTGGCATGTAGTCAGTATTGATAATAAGATTAGCGGGAAGAATTTGACACGattatgaaaatgtttaaacgtgttgtataatgaaaatgataatgaTTATCCACAAGGAAACGCGTTGAGGATGTCGGAGTCGAACGTTCAAGAATGGAACGCGTTCGTTTCTTACTATTAGTATTACAGCGCACGGCCTGAAGCATGATAAAactaactttattattattattattattattatttctatttataatttattgtgcGTCT
It encodes the following:
- the LOC122575300 gene encoding BAG domain-containing protein Samui-like isoform X2, translating into MDSPVIVDKASEFGEPIDLDRPFPGFPFDDDNFGRRSDIRAHLDDLAARHPEFADHLLGPPWGDIPFHGSFRNRNRDSGNRDRNNHQQGYSDEDARSQASGSSAASGISASSSHGEADINQNQQNKSSNFEESHRKNQIPQYGLRNTVDIGQHHHNMENLDRGNRGQRSMSAPPENRQSSNQQQPQQQEQQPQQQPQGQRYVSRIDITPQHNQPQQQKSQQQQSQPQPQTQQQQQKPQQQSNVRHIPIFVEGRDEPVLPRSFDDPSSFRRAPSPFRREPSPPQFHAPPHFQRTFGQHFGGRPHQRPPHFQESFYQPASGFEHPSRRQQQTHTFQQPKQPQQQQYCERQPQQQYYTERQPQQQHYEQSKQQKSQQQAPPQQQQQPQQQEPPKPIVPKDPLEKVALVQKEVDSLAEQVKQYSGNSRTDKEYIYLDEMLTRELIKLDDIETEGRDNVRQARKNAIKTIQETISLLESKAPLPSQQVLSEEQEKQEVSNVTEEAEQTGTVDMHHKEEDQSQNKEAIPLPPAPSSPTKKSEEATEPSTEKIENSDTYHATSQQQDARQVSSEPIETTPAKKPEMTSMEVQQIPDETIVTEQKEVENAPGEKEQENTTEVKETDISAEKTTENISSEGNKEVNPLEEKKIENVSENKKVENTSKEKKTEKTDSKRPNQEQQQETEEKMEIESSEVKQSPRSKKGRKTKKQAAPVSDKPIPLPAPENTEASAN
- the LOC122575300 gene encoding BAG domain-containing protein Samui-like isoform X1; this translates as MSFYFRDRPKFGDRLRGKSGDELLQEIKQQFDEDSKSFFEPTNRSQRDPFERHSTFSRGFPFDDDNFGRRSDIRAHLDDLAARHPEFADHLLGPPWGDIPFHGSFRNRNRDSGNRDRNNHQQGYSDEDARSQASGSSAASGISASSSHGEADINQNQQNKSSNFEESHRKNQIPQYGLRNTVDIGQHHHNMENLDRGNRGQRSMSAPPENRQSSNQQQPQQQEQQPQQQPQGQRYVSRIDITPQHNQPQQQKSQQQQSQPQPQTQQQQQKPQQQSNVRHIPIFVEGRDEPVLPRSFDDPSSFRRAPSPFRREPSPPQFHAPPHFQRTFGQHFGGRPHQRPPHFQESFYQPASGFEHPSRRQQQTHTFQQPKQPQQQQYCERQPQQQYYTERQPQQQHYEQSKQQKSQQQAPPQQQQQPQQQEPPKPIVPKDPLEKVALVQKEVDSLAEQVKQYSGNSRTDKEYIYLDEMLTRELIKLDDIETEGRDNVRQARKNAIKTIQETISLLESKAPLPSQQVLSEEQEKQEVSNVTEEAEQTGTVDMHHKEEDQSQNKEAIPLPPAPSSPTKKSEEATEPSTEKIENSDTYHATSQQQDARQVSSEPIETTPAKKPEMTSMEVQQIPDETIVTEQKEVENAPGEKEQENTTEVKETDISAEKTTENISSEGNKEVNPLEEKKIENVSENKKVENTSKEKKTEKTDSKRPNQEQQQETEEKMEIESSEVKQSPRSKKGRKTKKQAAPVSDKPIPLPAPENTEASAN
- the LOC122575300 gene encoding BAG domain-containing protein Samui-like isoform X3, with the protein product MLLLNGFPFDDDNFGRRSDIRAHLDDLAARHPEFADHLLGPPWGDIPFHGSFRNRNRDSGNRDRNNHQQGYSDEDARSQASGSSAASGISASSSHGEADINQNQQNKSSNFEESHRKNQIPQYGLRNTVDIGQHHHNMENLDRGNRGQRSMSAPPENRQSSNQQQPQQQEQQPQQQPQGQRYVSRIDITPQHNQPQQQKSQQQQSQPQPQTQQQQQKPQQQSNVRHIPIFVEGRDEPVLPRSFDDPSSFRRAPSPFRREPSPPQFHAPPHFQRTFGQHFGGRPHQRPPHFQESFYQPASGFEHPSRRQQQTHTFQQPKQPQQQQYCERQPQQQYYTERQPQQQHYEQSKQQKSQQQAPPQQQQQPQQQEPPKPIVPKDPLEKVALVQKEVDSLAEQVKQYSGNSRTDKEYIYLDEMLTRELIKLDDIETEGRDNVRQARKNAIKTIQETISLLESKAPLPSQQVLSEEQEKQEVSNVTEEAEQTGTVDMHHKEEDQSQNKEAIPLPPAPSSPTKKSEEATEPSTEKIENSDTYHATSQQQDARQVSSEPIETTPAKKPEMTSMEVQQIPDETIVTEQKEVENAPGEKEQENTTEVKETDISAEKTTENISSEGNKEVNPLEEKKIENVSENKKVENTSKEKKTEKTDSKRPNQEQQQETEEKMEIESSEVKQSPRSKKGRKTKKQAAPVSDKPIPLPAPENTEASAN